Below is a window of Vibrio fortis DNA.
TACTAGACCTTCAACGCCTTCTTCGATTTCAACGAAGCAGCCGTAGTCAGTTAGGTTAGTAACACGACCAGAAAGCTTGTGACCTTCTGGGTAACGCTTAGCGATTGCTACCCATGGATCTTCGCCTAGTTGCTTAAGACCTAGTGATACGCGAGTACGCTCACGGTCGAACTTAAGAACTTTAACTAGGATTTCGTCACCAACGTTAACGATCTCTGATGGGTGCTTAACGCGCTTCCAAGCCATATCTGTGATATGTAGAAGACCGTCAACACCGCCAAGGTCAACGAATGCACCGTAGTCAGTAAGGTTCTTAACGATACCTTTAACTTCAGTACCTTCTTGTAGAGTTTCAAGAAGTTCGTCACGCTCAACGCTGTTCTCAGATTCGATAACAGCACGACGAGAAACAACAACGTTGTTACGCTTCTGGTCTAGCTTGATTACTTTGAACTCTAGCTCTTTGTTTTCTAGGTGAGCAGTGTCACGGATAGGACGTACGTCTACTAGAGAACCTGGAAGGAAAGCACGGATACCGTTTAGTTCAACAGTGAAACCGCCTTTAACTTTACCGTTGATGATACCAACAACAGTTTCAGCTTCTTCGCAAGCTTTCTCAAGAACGATCCAAGCTTCGTGACGCTTAGCTTTCTCACGAGAAAGTTGAGTCTCACCGAAACCGTCTTCAACAGCGTCTAGAGCTACGTCTACTTCAGCGCCAACTTCAACTTCAAGTTCGCCAGCAGCGTTCTTGAACTGTTCAGCAGGGATAGCAGATTCAGACTTAAGACCAGCGTCAACAAGAACGAAACCGTTCTCGATAGCTACTACAGTACCTTTAACGATGCTGCCTTGTTGGAATTCTGTTTCGTTTAGAAACTCTTCAAAGAGTTGAGCAAAAGATTCAGTCATTATTTAATCTTCAATAATTAAACGTCCATGGGTATCCTACCGCATGGGGTTGATAAATTCGCCGGTTATCATCCTTGCAACCAACGTTCTTGCCGGCTCGGTAAAAGTTACCCAGCCAGTTTCGATTCAATATAGTGTAGTGCTTTTTCAACTACCTGCTCAATATTCATTGAGGTAGAATCAAGCACAAGCGCATCCTCAGCAGGGCGTAATGGCGCTACTGGGCGATTACGATCTCGGTCGTCTCGCTCTTGGATCTCGCTCAAAAGGTCGTCAAATTTAACATCTAAGCCTTTGCCTTGCAACTGTTTAAGGCGGCGATTCGCTCTCTCTTCAGCGCTAGCATCTAGGAAAATTTTCGCTTCAGCACTCGGGAAAACAACTGTACCCATATCACGGCCATCTGCAACAAGTCCTGGCTCAGCACTGAATGCACGTTGACGACGTAGTAGTGCCTCACGAACACGTGGTAACGCAGCAACCTTTGAAGCAGCCATACCCGTCTCTTCTTTGCGAAGCTCGCCAGAGACATCTTCGCCTTCAAGAATCACTTTTACCAACTCACCTTCAGCAATAAACTGAACGTCTAAATGCGTTGCTAAAGGTACTAGAGCGTCTTCAGACTCTGTGTCTACACCGTGATGGATTGCCGCTAATGCAAGCACTCGATAGATAGCACCCGAGTCTAGTAAGTGAAAACCTAGCTTTTCAGCTAGCAACATACATAGGGTACCTTTACCTGCACCACTTGGGCCATCAACCGTAATCACTGGGCTTTGAGAAGGCATGTTTTACTCCACGTTTCTTCGTAAGTTTTATTCCGCACTCGCATAATACAACTGCGTTAACAGGCGGCATATTATAGAGAAAAATTGGTGTCGGGGCGAGGTAAATCTCACATTAATCCCTTTAGAACTCAGACAGCAAGATATCTATAAATTTCATATGCTCAAGCTTAAATTTATTGTTACTAAAATAAAAAAACCTCGCGACTATGCGAGGTTTTGATAAGACTTGATAAAGCGTTTCGAAAGGATAAATTACCCAATAATCGCTCTAACCGCTTCAAGGTCTTCAGGTGTATCAACACCTGCGGCAGGCGCTTCTGCAGCGATATCGACGTGGATTTTTTCGCCGTACCAAAGTACGCGCAGCTGCTCTAAGCACTCTATACGCTCAAGTGTGCTTGGTTCCCAATTTATATAGGTGTTAATAAAACCTGCGCGGTAGGCGTAAATGCCAATATGTCTTAACAGTGGCAATTCTGCACTGGTTCCATTATTAGCGTATGCATCGCGATCCCAAGGAATCGTGGCGCGGCTAAAGTACAGTGCATAACCATCTTTGTCTGTTACAACTTTAACAGCGTTAGGGTTAAACACTTCATCAACGTGAGTGATCTCCACACCTAAGGTTGCCATTGGCGCTTGGCTGCCAGCGAGGTTATTCGCTACCTGGTTGATAATACTTGGTGGAATCAAAGGTTCATCGCCTTGCACATTTACAATGATGTGATCATCCGGGATGTTCATCACTTCAATCACTTCAGCTAGGCGCTCAGTGCCTGACTCATGCTTGGGAGAAGTCATACAGACCTCTGCACCAAATGCTTTGGCTGCTTTTTCAACTCGAGAATCGTCTGTTGCGATAATCACTTTATCGGCACCAGCTTTCACAGATTGTTCGTAAACCCATTGAATCATAGGCTTACCGCCAATATCGGCTAAAGGTTTCCCTGGCAAACGGCTCGATTGGTAACGAGCTGGGATGACAACCGTAAATGACATTATTTGCCCTCGTCCATTGAGATTGTGCGAGCCTCTGGCTCAAGAAGCACAGGAATACCCTCTTTAATTGGGTATGCAAGGCGATCAAGTTTACAAATCAGTTCTTGCTTATCTTTATCAAAAGTTAATTTACCTTTACAAACAGGGCAAGCAACGATTTCAAGTAGACGGTGATCCATAGTATTCCATAACCTCTTTAATTTTTTGCATAACTTTGTTTTGTGATGCTTGGTCAAATTGCGCTGAGACAGGTAGATACCACCAGTTTTCTTGCGCATAACTTTCACATTTCACAGCATCTTTTTCTGTCATTATGATGTTCTCGCCCTTTCCAGCAAGAGCGAACAGTTCATCTTGTTCAAAATCTTTGTGATCAGCGAAGCCTTGAGTATGAATGACATCAGCACCAAGGTCTTCTAGTGTTTTGAAAAAACGTGGGGGGTGGCCGATTCCCGCAAACGCAACTAGTTTTGTCAGAGTTTCTAATGCGATTTTTTCCCCAGTCTTTAAGTTAACTACTTGGCTAGGTACTAATGACATCGCAATTTCATTAGGTTCAGGCTTCCCACCATTTGCCACGATGAAATCAACCTCACCTAGGCGTGATACCGGTTCGCGCAGCGGTCCCAGTGGAATGGCTTGTTGGTTACCAAAGCGGCGTGCTCCATCGACAACTGCAAACTCGATATCTCTTTCTAAAGCATAGTGTTGAAGGCCATCATCTGTGACAATAACGTCCACGTTAGAATCCAGCAGTGCTTTAACTGCATTGGCTCTAACCGGATCCACAGCAACAGGAGCTCCTGTTCTTTTCATAATCAAACGAGGTTCATCACCACAATGAGCTGCTGGCGTCTCTTCAGTTACGACAAGAGGATAACTAGGCGCTTTTGCACCATAGCCACGTGACACCACACCTGGCGTATATCCTTGGGATTGCAGCATCTCGACGAGCCAAACAACAACGGGCGTTTTGCCATTGCCACCAGCCGTAATATTCCCAACGACAATCACCGGCACTGGTGCTCGGTAACTTGGCTTACTGCCTTGTTGATATGCTTGGCGACGTCTTTTACTGACAAGACTAAACACCAGACTCAATGGCCACAACAGTGGCCAAAGTAGGTATTTTAAAGGATGATTTTCAAACCAAATCTTTTCGACCACGACGAACTCGCCCCTTACTCACCAAACTGAATGCGGTGAAGTTGAGCATAGGCCCCATCATGCTGAATGAGCTCAGCGTGGGCGCCTCGTTCGACAATATGGCCATCATCTACAACCAAAATTTCATCGGCTTGCTCAATCGTCGATAAGCGGTGCGCAATCACAAGAACGGTCTTATCTTTTTGTAGTTCGTCCAAAGCAGATTGAATTGCACGCTCAGATTCGGTATCTAGAGCTGAAGTTGCCTCATCAAGAATCAGTACAGGGGCATCTCTCAGCAGTGCTCGAGCGATAGCCAAGCGTTGACGCTGACCACCAGATAAACTTGCACCATTTTCACCAATGACCGTATCGAAACCATTCTCCATGCCTTCGATAAACTCCGTCGCATGAGCCAGTTTTGCTGCATGTTCAATCTGTTCACGTGTGTACTCTTCTTCTGCAGCATACGCGATGTTGTTAGCCACAGTGTCATTGAACAAATGTACATTTTGCGAAACTAAAGCAAAATGCTGGCGAAGGTTTCTCAATTCGTAGTCACGGATATCATGACCATCGAGCTCAATCGTACCCGAGTCGACATCATAGAAACGGGTGAAAAGGTTAGCAATAGTACTTTTACCCGAGCCTGAACGCCCGACTAATGCTAATGTTTTACCTTTTGGAATAGAAAAACTTACATTCTCTAGCGCGGGGCTGTCTGCTCCTTGATATGTAAATGTAATGTCTTTTACCTCAACCTCACCTTTAACTGTTTGAGGTTTTAGTGTTCCTGTGTCTTTCTCAGTTTCTAAATCCATTAATTCAAATAACGTTTGGCTTGCCGCCATACCTCGTTGGAATTGAGATGTAACGTTTGTCAGTGCTTTGAGTGGACGCATTAAACCAAACATCGCAGAAAAAACTACGGTAAAAGTACCAGGAGTCAGTTCCGCCTTAATTGAATCAACACTGGCTAGAAATAGAACCACGACAATGGCAACCGACGCTATCATCTGAATAATTGGGTTAGCCGCGGCTTGTGCCGTCACCAACTTCATCGTCTGCTGGCGCATTTGATTACTAACAGTGTCAAAACGCTCTTTTTCCACTTCTTGACCACCGTAAGTCAATACGACTTTGTGACCTTTCAGCATCTGCTCTGAAGAAGATGTTACATGCCCCATACTGGTCTGCATGTTCTTCGATATTTTTCTAAATCGCTTAGAAACAACGCTAATTGCCCAAGCAACAATAGGAGCTACCGCAAACAATACCAGTGAAAGCTGCCAGCTATTCCAGAACATCAATACCAATAAACCAATGATGCTTGCGCCTTCACGAACAATACTGACCAGTGCTTTGCTAGTTGCAGCAGACACCTGCTCTGAGTCGTAAGTAATACGCGATAAAAGTGCGCCAGTCTGCTCTTTATCAAAGAACGATACTGGCATATGCATGAAATGATTGAATATCTTGCGGCGAATTTGCATCACGACATTGCCAGAGACCCAACTCAAACAATAGGTAGATACAAAACCACTGACGCCACGAATAAACATCATAGCGAAAATAATAAGTGGGAGGGTTCGTAAGAAGTCAGATTCTGCACTACCAAAACCTTCATCGAGTAGTGGTTTCAACAACGAGATCATATAAGTATCAGAAATCGCGTTGATAATCAGAGCAACCACCGCTACTGCTAAGCCTGACTTATAAAGTCGAATATAGACCCAAAGTCGCTTAAAGGTTGCCCAGGTACTCTCATCTTTTTCTATAGACATGGAATCGCTTAATTTTTCTCACAATAATCTATCTATTCTACTCCCTTCCTGAGCATCTGCCTATACCATGGCTGTGCTCTATCTTGTCTAATCGAATGATAATTCCAGTCTTTGGCTCCAACCCTGATGCTAATTTGACCACTTTCGCCTGTATCTAACCATTTCGCATTAATCGACTGATATCTATCAACTACCTCTCTATTGGGCATTCCCCAACGATTGCCCTTTGCTAATGAAGCAATCGCCAACGTGGGAGAAACCGCTGCAATAAAGCGGCGACTTGACGAGGTTTTGCTACCGTGATGTGGGACAAGCATGGCGTCACTTTTTAGAGCTGAACCTTTTCTCGACAACATCCATTCACTGACTAGCTCGATGTCCCCTGTAAGCAGCATAGAAAATTGACTTCGCGGATCAAATAGACGCACAACGCACGAATGTGGGTTATAAGCTCGCTTTGTCAGTTTTGGCGGCCAAAGGACGTTAAATTTCAAACCTTGCCAATACCAACTATCACCTGCGATACAAGTATGCACTGTAGACTGAGCCTGTTCACTTAACCATTGGCTACTTCGCACCCAAAATCCCGACTCTAACTTGATGAGATCATGTAATCCTCCTGCATGGTCGGAGTCTAAGTGGCTGAGTATGACACCATCAATCGCCGGGTTAGCTCTTTGTTGTAACAGCGGTAATAACGTAGAAGTGACAACAGACCCACCTTGCCAATTATTACCCAAATCATAAAGAAGAGTACGTTCATCTTTCTCGATAATTACCGCTAGTCCATGTCCAACATCTAATACATCAACTTGCCATTCTTGGGTGGTATTTCCAGGTCCTACTTCACGAATACTAACCAGCACAAGCAGTAATATACTCACCCAAGGTTTAAAATAGCGATAAATGAACAGACTAATGAATACTGCGAGACTCACCCATTGAGCCACCTGCATATCAAGCTCCCACCAAAATGGTTTAGACCAAGCAGATGATACCGAGATAACCTCTAGTAAAGCGTTAATCACCTCCCATAAAACCTTTATCTTCTCTGATACAAAGATGTGTACAAATAAGGCTAGAAATAGCATCGGCATCACGAGAAACGTTACCCAAGGCAACATCAACAAGTTATAAAAAACTGAAACAGCGCTTAAGCCTTGGTAGTAATAAAGAGTCATAGGTAGCAACAAGAGAGTAAGTACACACTGAACTTTAACGGCCATGATTAGCTTTCCGATAAAGCGAGTATGAGAATGTTCAGAACTCGACATTGCAACTGCATAAAGAACGGCTGCTAATGAGCCAAAAGAGAGCCAGAAACTTCCAGTAAGTGTCGAGTATGGCCAGATAACGAGAACAATACAGATACTCAACAAGATAAAATTCAGACTGTTGATACTCCTTCCTTGCCAAACAAAGTAACTCCCCAAACAACACATCACTAATGCCCTTATCGTTGGTAATGTAAAGCCAGAGAACCAACTATAAACAAACGCGATAACTAAGCCTGATACAAAAGGAGCCCAAGTCATGGGTGGAATCAGACATCGTATGCTGCGCCCTAACTGATAACCGATGCCAAAGGCCATACCGATATGTAGACCGGAAATCGCGACTAAATGAATCAAGCCGCTGCTTTTAAGCTCAGACCATCTTTGTTGTGAGATAAAGTCACGATAGCCAAAAGTTAACGCGACGATTAAATCTCGATTGGATAGTGAATTGAGGTTTCGCGTAACTTGGTCAAACCAAATCGCTCTCCAAGAGGAAGTCGATTGAATGCGGTAGCGCGTACCGGGCAGGTAGGAAGCATGAGCGACTATTTTTTGACTAAAAGAGTATGTCTCTAAATCAAAACCAGCCTCATTGAGCTTACCTAAAATAGGTTTCACCCTAACGCTCAGCTCAATTTTTTCGCCCTGAGTAACTCGAAAAGGCGTGAACAACCTTGTCTTTACCCATTGCCACTTGGCTAATTTATCGCCGTTAATTGATCTAACTACAATTACGCTTTCATAACCTCGGCTATTTTCACTAAAAAGGCTAACAACCGATGCATTTATGGTAATATCCTGCCCGGACTTAAAGAGTACAGTTGTTTGCTGTTTTACCAAACCACTGACTATTAAAACCATAATCACCCCG
It encodes the following:
- a CDS encoding DNA internalization-related competence protein ComEC/Rec2, with the translated sequence MFNTWFLLSFSLTLMSASLWPVMPHWNWAWVIVLVFIASTKYSVSQPFRGVLCGVIMVLIVSGLVKQQTTVLFKSGQDITINASVVSLFSENSRGYESVIVVRSINGDKLAKWQWVKTRLFTPFRVTQGEKIELSVRVKPILGKLNEAGFDLETYSFSQKIVAHASYLPGTRYRIQSTSSWRAIWFDQVTRNLNSLSNRDLIVALTFGYRDFISQQRWSELKSSGLIHLVAISGLHIGMAFGIGYQLGRSIRCLIPPMTWAPFVSGLVIAFVYSWFSGFTLPTIRALVMCCLGSYFVWQGRSINSLNFILLSICIVLVIWPYSTLTGSFWLSFGSLAAVLYAVAMSSSEHSHTRFIGKLIMAVKVQCVLTLLLLPMTLYYYQGLSAVSVFYNLLMLPWVTFLVMPMLFLALFVHIFVSEKIKVLWEVINALLEVISVSSAWSKPFWWELDMQVAQWVSLAVFISLFIYRYFKPWVSILLLVLVSIREVGPGNTTQEWQVDVLDVGHGLAVIIEKDERTLLYDLGNNWQGGSVVTSTLLPLLQQRANPAIDGVILSHLDSDHAGGLHDLIKLESGFWVRSSQWLSEQAQSTVHTCIAGDSWYWQGLKFNVLWPPKLTKRAYNPHSCVVRLFDPRSQFSMLLTGDIELVSEWMLSRKGSALKSDAMLVPHHGSKTSSSRRFIAAVSPTLAIASLAKGNRWGMPNREVVDRYQSINAKWLDTGESGQISIRVGAKDWNYHSIRQDRAQPWYRQMLRKGVE
- the cmk gene encoding (d)CMP kinase, with the translated sequence MPSQSPVITVDGPSGAGKGTLCMLLAEKLGFHLLDSGAIYRVLALAAIHHGVDTESEDALVPLATHLDVQFIAEGELVKVILEGEDVSGELRKEETGMAASKVAALPRVREALLRRQRAFSAEPGLVADGRDMGTVVFPSAEAKIFLDASAEERANRRLKQLQGKGLDVKFDDLLSEIQERDDRDRNRPVAPLRPAEDALVLDSTSMNIEQVVEKALHYIESKLAG
- a CDS encoding Trm112 family protein, whose translation is MDHRLLEIVACPVCKGKLTFDKDKQELICKLDRLAYPIKEGIPVLLEPEARTISMDEGK
- the kdsB gene encoding 3-deoxy-manno-octulosonate cytidylyltransferase; amino-acid sequence: MSFTVVIPARYQSSRLPGKPLADIGGKPMIQWVYEQSVKAGADKVIIATDDSRVEKAAKAFGAEVCMTSPKHESGTERLAEVIEVMNIPDDHIIVNVQGDEPLIPPSIINQVANNLAGSQAPMATLGVEITHVDEVFNPNAVKVVTDKDGYALYFSRATIPWDRDAYANNGTSAELPLLRHIGIYAYRAGFINTYINWEPSTLERIECLEQLRVLWYGEKIHVDIAAEAPAAGVDTPEDLEAVRAIIG
- the rpsA gene encoding 30S ribosomal protein S1; this encodes MTESFAQLFEEFLNETEFQQGSIVKGTVVAIENGFVLVDAGLKSESAIPAEQFKNAAGELEVEVGAEVDVALDAVEDGFGETQLSREKAKRHEAWIVLEKACEEAETVVGIINGKVKGGFTVELNGIRAFLPGSLVDVRPIRDTAHLENKELEFKVIKLDQKRNNVVVSRRAVIESENSVERDELLETLQEGTEVKGIVKNLTDYGAFVDLGGVDGLLHITDMAWKRVKHPSEIVNVGDEILVKVLKFDRERTRVSLGLKQLGEDPWVAIAKRYPEGHKLSGRVTNLTDYGCFVEIEEGVEGLVHVSEMDWTNKNIHPSKVVNVGDEVEVMVLDIDEERRRISLGLKQCKANPWQSFAEMQAKGDKVTGKIKSITDFGIFIGLEGGIDGLVHLSDISWNVAGEEAVREYKKGDEISAVVLAVDAERERISLGVKQMENDPFNAYVADNKKGVLVNGTVTAVDAKGATIELIEGVEGYIRASEVSRDRVEDASLILSVGDSVEAKFTGVDRKNRVINLSIKAKDEAEEQEAMASLNKSDEGAFGNAMADAFKAAKGE
- the msbA gene encoding lipid A ABC transporter ATP-binding protein/permease MsbA, with the translated sequence MSIEKDESTWATFKRLWVYIRLYKSGLAVAVVALIINAISDTYMISLLKPLLDEGFGSAESDFLRTLPLIIFAMMFIRGVSGFVSTYCLSWVSGNVVMQIRRKIFNHFMHMPVSFFDKEQTGALLSRITYDSEQVSAATSKALVSIVREGASIIGLLVLMFWNSWQLSLVLFAVAPIVAWAISVVSKRFRKISKNMQTSMGHVTSSSEQMLKGHKVVLTYGGQEVEKERFDTVSNQMRQQTMKLVTAQAAANPIIQMIASVAIVVVLFLASVDSIKAELTPGTFTVVFSAMFGLMRPLKALTNVTSQFQRGMAASQTLFELMDLETEKDTGTLKPQTVKGEVEVKDITFTYQGADSPALENVSFSIPKGKTLALVGRSGSGKSTIANLFTRFYDVDSGTIELDGHDIRDYELRNLRQHFALVSQNVHLFNDTVANNIAYAAEEEYTREQIEHAAKLAHATEFIEGMENGFDTVIGENGASLSGGQRQRLAIARALLRDAPVLILDEATSALDTESERAIQSALDELQKDKTVLVIAHRLSTIEQADEILVVDDGHIVERGAHAELIQHDGAYAQLHRIQFGE
- the lpxK gene encoding tetraacyldisaccharide 4'-kinase, whose translation is MVEKIWFENHPLKYLLWPLLWPLSLVFSLVSKRRRQAYQQGSKPSYRAPVPVIVVGNITAGGNGKTPVVVWLVEMLQSQGYTPGVVSRGYGAKAPSYPLVVTEETPAAHCGDEPRLIMKRTGAPVAVDPVRANAVKALLDSNVDVIVTDDGLQHYALERDIEFAVVDGARRFGNQQAIPLGPLREPVSRLGEVDFIVANGGKPEPNEIAMSLVPSQVVNLKTGEKIALETLTKLVAFAGIGHPPRFFKTLEDLGADVIHTQGFADHKDFEQDELFALAGKGENIIMTEKDAVKCESYAQENWWYLPVSAQFDQASQNKVMQKIKEVMEYYGSPST